From one Chlamydiifrater phoenicopteri genomic stretch:
- the pgsA gene encoding CDP-diacylglycerol--glycerol-3-phosphate 3-phosphatidyltransferase, with translation MGLPNYLTFFRIFITPIFMLIYLKGQWLGISSVLLPYVLLIVLGISELTDAVDGYLARKFSQVTDLGKLLDPMADSIYRNSLYLTFTQPPVNLPLILVFIFLARDSVLSTLRTVCALRGFALAARRSGKLKAIFQGISFALILLLMIPYSLDLLSSSGLECIATIVVALVAVYSVASGVEYLWINKGLLIQIFQGKFSGDKNTPEE, from the coding sequence ATGGGTTTGCCGAACTATTTGACGTTTTTCAGGATATTTATTACGCCGATTTTCATGCTGATTTACCTGAAGGGTCAGTGGTTGGGGATATCCTCTGTACTTCTCCCTTATGTCTTATTAATTGTTCTAGGAATTTCTGAGCTGACGGACGCTGTTGATGGCTACCTGGCCAGGAAGTTTTCTCAAGTTACGGATTTGGGAAAATTGTTAGACCCCATGGCTGATAGTATCTACCGTAATTCTTTGTATCTTACATTTACTCAGCCGCCAGTGAACTTGCCCTTGATCTTGGTGTTTATCTTTCTTGCTAGAGATTCTGTTTTAAGCACTCTTCGAACTGTTTGTGCTTTAAGAGGTTTCGCTTTAGCTGCGCGGAGAAGTGGGAAGTTGAAGGCTATTTTTCAAGGTATTAGCTTTGCTTTAATTTTGCTTTTGATGATTCCTTACTCGCTAGATCTTTTGTCTTCCTCCGGGCTGGAGTGTATTGCTACAATAGTCGTAGCTTTGGTTGCTGTTTATTCCGTAGCATCAGGAGTGGAATATTTATGGATTAATAAGGGGCTTTTGATACAGATTTTTCAGGGAAAATTTTCTGGGGATAAAAACACTCCGGAGGAGTAG
- a CDS encoding glycogen synthase has protein sequence MKIIHVSAEAAHFAKVGGLGDVVYDLADIFSLNHEVEIIIPFYEEVRKKNFTPFKKLSFDFFFNEKTNATATQIKKNRIFVTLLEASGYDFFNRNNIYGYPDDTERFACFCSAAAEYIYQQSLKKEVNVVHLHDWHSALIAGILKEKRDLENKLILTIHNFSHRGYSHSSTLRKTSISERNFKYYQLERDPDLCSFLKGGILCTQATTTVSPGYREEILQDVSDEEITNSLTHSKNTFYGILNGINTNYWNPETDPYIFQRYPVDPKKIKQTILGKNQNKKSLLKTLKLPQDSDPLICIISRLVHQKGLNFMLKAIEHAEKESYKIVVLGQCGDDLSKSLIETIQSETKYSNRIAIHLEHNEALAHQLYAGADIILIPSLFEPCGLTQLIGMRYGTLPLVRKTGGLGDTVKDFGNGFVFSETASTDEFLDKLRAVVKLYKHNQQVWQKIILEGISANHGWELSAISYLQIYRSLRDL, from the coding sequence ATGAAAATTATCCATGTATCTGCCGAAGCTGCTCACTTTGCAAAAGTTGGGGGGTTAGGAGACGTTGTTTACGATCTGGCCGATATTTTTTCTTTAAATCATGAAGTGGAGATTATCATCCCCTTTTATGAGGAAGTTCGAAAGAAAAACTTTACGCCATTTAAAAAATTGAGCTTTGATTTTTTCTTCAACGAAAAAACTAATGCTACAGCGACCCAAATAAAAAAAAATAGAATCTTTGTAACTCTTCTTGAAGCCTCTGGCTACGATTTTTTTAACCGAAATAACATCTATGGATATCCCGATGACACGGAGAGATTCGCTTGCTTTTGTTCCGCGGCCGCAGAATACATCTACCAGCAGTCTCTGAAAAAAGAAGTAAACGTTGTTCACCTACACGATTGGCACAGCGCTTTAATTGCTGGCATATTAAAAGAAAAACGCGACTTAGAAAACAAACTAATCCTCACCATCCACAATTTTTCTCATAGAGGATATAGCCACTCCTCAACTTTAAGAAAAACTTCTATATCTGAACGAAATTTCAAATACTATCAATTGGAAAGAGATCCCGACTTATGTAGTTTCCTGAAAGGCGGCATCCTGTGCACTCAAGCCACGACAACTGTTTCCCCGGGGTACAGAGAAGAAATACTGCAAGATGTATCCGATGAGGAGATCACGAACTCTTTAACACATTCAAAAAATACATTTTATGGAATCCTTAACGGAATAAACACCAACTACTGGAACCCAGAAACAGATCCATATATCTTCCAAAGATATCCTGTAGACCCCAAAAAAATAAAACAGACAATCCTCGGGAAAAACCAAAATAAAAAAAGTTTATTAAAAACATTAAAGTTACCACAAGACTCAGATCCTCTAATTTGCATTATATCAAGGCTGGTTCACCAGAAAGGACTGAACTTCATGCTCAAAGCTATAGAGCACGCAGAAAAAGAATCTTATAAAATTGTTGTCTTGGGGCAGTGTGGCGACGATCTTTCAAAAAGTCTAATAGAAACGATACAAAGTGAAACAAAATACTCAAACAGAATTGCAATACATCTTGAACACAACGAAGCCCTTGCTCATCAACTGTACGCTGGGGCTGACATCATTCTAATCCCCTCGTTGTTCGAACCATGCGGACTGACACAACTCATAGGAATGCGCTACGGAACGCTCCCTCTTGTAAGAAAAACCGGAGGACTGGGAGATACTGTTAAAGACTTCGGGAATGGCTTTGTTTTCTCTGAAACAGCCTCTACTGACGAATTCCTGGACAAGCTAAGGGCTGTTGTTAAACTGTACAAGCACAATCAGCAGGTTTGGCAAAAAATTATCCTCGAGGGAATCTCTGCGAACCACGGCTGGGAGCTGTCTGCTATCAGCTACCTCCAGATTTACCGAAGCCTTCGCGACCTCTAA
- a CDS encoding 50S ribosomal protein L25/general stress protein Ctc, with translation MKLVVTSRETGKKSFLKMIRQQGGIPAVVYSKGEAVANVVVDGHVFNKFLNGLETGALSSTVFSIEFEGKTFSAIIKDIQYKITSYEVIHLDFEMLHKDSLVRLNIPIRFSNVMECVGVKLGGTLRQVIYSLKVSCLPENIVPFLELDVRDLGMSQTRKLSDIELPKGIKPITPLREVVATVSRR, from the coding sequence ATGAAGTTGGTTGTTACAAGTCGGGAGACTGGCAAGAAGTCTTTTTTGAAAATGATTCGTCAACAGGGAGGGATTCCTGCGGTTGTCTACTCTAAGGGAGAAGCCGTAGCTAACGTTGTTGTTGATGGGCACGTTTTCAATAAGTTTCTTAACGGCCTAGAAACAGGCGCCCTTTCTTCCACAGTTTTTTCTATAGAGTTCGAAGGGAAAACCTTCTCAGCTATTATCAAAGATATTCAGTACAAGATTACCAGCTATGAGGTCATACACTTGGACTTCGAAATGCTGCATAAAGACTCGCTTGTTCGGCTTAATATACCTATTCGGTTTTCAAATGTTATGGAATGTGTAGGAGTTAAGTTGGGAGGAACTTTGCGTCAAGTTATCTATAGCTTGAAGGTTTCTTGCTTGCCCGAAAATATCGTTCCATTTTTGGAGCTAGACGTCCGAGATCTTGGAATGTCTCAGACGAGGAAGTTGTCCGATATCGAGTTGCCTAAGGGTATTAAGCCTATCACTCCTCTTAGAGAGGTCGTCGCTACAGTCTCTAGAAGATAG
- the pth gene encoding aminoacyl-tRNA hydrolase translates to MGVDSAKLIVGIGNPGAQYTYTRHNVGFLVAQAFSEKYGLEFKRKTEVKGSLAKGLVEGISCGLLRPSTYVNLSGDSVARAKKVLNVSIDNILVVVDDVDLPFGITRLRQKAGSGGHNGIKSITSSLGSNAYYQLRVGVGRPEGLAGLSDYVLSDFSLEERGELDGVIDRAVTTILEWMSTRLVEE, encoded by the coding sequence ATGGGTGTCGACTCTGCTAAATTAATTGTTGGGATAGGAAATCCTGGAGCCCAGTACACATATACCCGGCATAATGTCGGGTTTTTAGTTGCACAGGCTTTTTCTGAAAAATATGGGCTAGAGTTTAAGAGAAAGACCGAAGTAAAAGGGAGTTTGGCTAAAGGCCTCGTTGAAGGAATTTCCTGCGGTCTCTTGAGGCCGAGTACGTATGTTAATCTTAGTGGAGATTCCGTTGCTCGGGCAAAGAAAGTCTTGAATGTCAGCATAGATAATATTCTTGTCGTAGTAGATGATGTAGATCTCCCCTTTGGGATAACGCGCCTACGCCAAAAGGCTGGAAGTGGTGGACATAACGGAATAAAGAGCATAACAAGCTCTTTGGGCTCGAACGCTTATTATCAGTTGCGCGTAGGAGTTGGACGCCCAGAAGGCTTGGCAGGATTGTCGGATTATGTTCTTAGCGATTTCTCTCTTGAAGAGAGAGGAGAGTTGGATGGTGTTATTGATCGTGCCGTAACAACTATTCTAGAGTGGATGTCCACTCGGCTCGTAGAAGAGTGA
- the rpsF gene encoding 30S ribosomal protein S6, with product MRKEKKQLYEGMYVFSVTLSEEARKKALEKVTSGIVNYGGEVVKIHDQGRKKLAYEIRGTREGYYYVIYFTVSTSAMAELWKEYHLHEDLLRFLTLKADSVKEVLEFASLPE from the coding sequence ATGAGAAAAGAAAAAAAACAGCTTTACGAAGGTATGTATGTTTTTAGTGTGACTTTGAGCGAAGAAGCCAGAAAAAAGGCTTTGGAGAAGGTTACCTCAGGCATAGTTAACTATGGCGGAGAAGTTGTAAAGATTCATGATCAGGGTAGAAAAAAGCTTGCTTATGAGATTCGTGGAACTAGAGAAGGGTACTATTATGTAATTTATTTCACAGTATCTACGAGCGCTATGGCCGAGCTGTGGAAGGAGTACCACCTTCACGAAGATTTATTAAGATTTCTTACTTTGAAAGCAGATTCTGTAAAAGAAGTTTTAGAATTTGCTTCCTTGCCAGAGTAA
- the rpsR gene encoding 30S ribosomal protein S18, whose product MKKPVHHHEHKRKRFSKKCPFTTAGWKTIDYKDVETLKKFITERGKILPRRITGVSSRFQALLAQAVKRARYIGLLPFLGED is encoded by the coding sequence ATGAAAAAACCTGTTCATCATCATGAACATAAAAGGAAACGCTTTAGTAAGAAGTGTCCTTTTACTACCGCAGGTTGGAAGACTATTGATTACAAAGATGTCGAAACTTTGAAAAAATTTATTACTGAGAGAGGAAAAATTCTTCCTAGAAGGATTACTGGGGTCTCCTCCAGATTTCAAGCTTTATTGGCTCAGGCTGTTAAAAGAGCCCGCTATATTGGGCTTCTTCCATTTTTAGGTGAAGATTAA
- the rplI gene encoding 50S ribosomal protein L9 — protein MKQQLLLLEDVDGLGRSGDIVTAKPGHVRNYLLPKRKAVIAGANTLKLQEKLREERKIKAQQDRVLSEALAKELQGIVLEFPVKVDPEQNMYGSVTVTDLIAGAAEKNITLTKKNFPSAHYAIKTLGMKKVALKLNEDVDAILVVEVFPEGQELKVSTPSSSQVEETAE, from the coding sequence ATGAAACAACAGTTGTTATTGTTAGAAGATGTTGATGGATTGGGAAGAAGCGGGGATATCGTTACTGCTAAGCCTGGCCATGTTAGAAACTATCTCCTTCCTAAGCGAAAAGCTGTTATTGCTGGAGCAAATACTTTGAAATTGCAAGAAAAGCTTAGGGAAGAACGGAAAATTAAAGCTCAGCAAGATAGAGTTCTGTCTGAAGCTTTGGCAAAAGAGCTACAAGGAATAGTTTTAGAATTTCCTGTGAAAGTTGATCCAGAGCAAAATATGTACGGGTCCGTGACGGTGACAGACCTTATTGCAGGCGCTGCCGAGAAAAATATCACCTTAACAAAAAAGAATTTTCCTAGTGCTCACTACGCTATCAAGACTTTAGGAATGAAAAAAGTTGCATTGAAACTTAACGAAGACGTTGATGCAATTTTGGTTGTTGAGGTATTTCCTGAGGGGCAAGAATTGAAAGTTTCAACCCCTTCTTCTTCTCAAGTAGAAGAGACTGCAGAGTAG
- the ispE gene encoding 4-(cytidine 5'-diphospho)-2-C-methyl-D-erythritol kinase encodes MAVYFSPAKINLFLRITGKESSGYHEILTPMVALDFGDEVAVEFSSADSFFCNISEIADSSNLVLRALALFRRQTGMNDPLSISLKKRIPIGSGLGGGSSNAATLLFALNQMFSAKLSSEELTSIGASLGADIPFFFSLGSALCSGRGDVLTPFASHNACRNFLLIFDDRGVSSAAAYRAFSKKHQPSTEDLFQLAKNDLEAPVFSFRRDLYEKKIFLQTIFPESQVVMSGSGATLVVFSPQNLEGRLPLVFEGKPLRYVVTENINRQKDLWYQEKNSKARIFPEVEQILQQK; translated from the coding sequence GTGGCAGTGTACTTCTCTCCAGCAAAAATAAACCTATTTCTCAGGATTACTGGTAAAGAGTCCTCTGGGTATCACGAAATTTTAACTCCTATGGTTGCTTTGGATTTTGGAGACGAGGTTGCCGTAGAGTTTTCTTCCGCAGATTCTTTCTTCTGTAATATTTCTGAGATTGCCGATTCCAGTAACCTGGTTCTTCGTGCGCTTGCCTTATTTAGAAGACAAACAGGAATGAATGATCCTTTGAGTATTTCTTTGAAGAAAAGAATTCCTATAGGCTCAGGACTGGGAGGAGGTAGTTCTAATGCTGCAACACTTCTTTTTGCCTTGAATCAAATGTTTTCCGCAAAGTTATCTAGTGAAGAATTGACTTCTATAGGTGCAAGTCTGGGAGCCGACATACCTTTTTTCTTTTCGTTAGGTAGCGCCTTATGCTCGGGAAGAGGAGATGTTTTGACGCCTTTCGCAAGCCATAATGCCTGTCGAAACTTTCTCTTGATTTTTGATGATCGAGGAGTTAGTTCTGCTGCAGCTTATCGTGCCTTCTCTAAAAAACATCAACCTTCGACGGAGGATCTTTTTCAATTAGCTAAGAATGACTTAGAAGCTCCTGTTTTTTCTTTCCGAAGGGACTTGTATGAGAAAAAAATATTTCTCCAAACAATCTTTCCAGAATCTCAAGTAGTAATGTCTGGCTCGGGAGCAACTTTAGTAGTTTTTTCTCCGCAAAATCTAGAAGGAAGGCTTCCTCTGGTTTTTGAAGGAAAGCCCTTGCGCTACGTTGTGACTGAAAACATTAACCGCCAAAAAGACCTTTGGTATCAGGAGAAGAATTCTAAGGCTAGGATCTTTCCAGAAGTAGAGCAGATCCTGCAACAGAAGTAG
- a CDS encoding putative Na+/H+ antiporter, translating into MESAQYSELLRTGALWIFSLSLVHMFLTPYFYKVCENYAHKKMVYPEQREKYGVLSELFKILSRVELVFILWSAPLFFWFLITEGTRLSIAYFSSRNYIFPFFVVVIVLFIESRPIVYLGERLLSKIANFGKKSPAAWWWTILLVSPFITPLIKETGTMVLACVLLVAKFFPFSPSKKFSYATAGLLFSNVSIGGMLFPITSRAVFLINSKLRWSAVFVLKYFSWKAFLAILVSTTIYYLIFRKEFQAFPSTIPSRKTSEAVPWWVVVVHILFLVAVIFVRHIPVILVGVVLTFLGFRALTIMYQSPISFTKVGMVGLFFSGLILFGDLQEWWVLALMEKVSYEGHMIISFIMSMFLDNALVNYLIFKLPSANDCYHYLAISGAMSAGGLTLMANVPNIIGYLLLRPSFKVRSVSLVWLFVAALPPAVISALIFWAFKNVPIFTLCEFK; encoded by the coding sequence ATGGAATCAGCCCAATATTCCGAGTTATTAAGGACTGGTGCTTTATGGATTTTTTCCCTTTCCTTAGTACACATGTTTTTGACCCCCTATTTCTATAAAGTTTGTGAAAACTATGCGCACAAAAAAATGGTTTATCCTGAGCAAAGGGAAAAGTATGGGGTTTTATCAGAGCTTTTCAAAATATTAAGCCGGGTTGAACTTGTTTTTATCCTTTGGTCAGCTCCATTGTTTTTCTGGTTTTTGATTACTGAAGGGACGAGGCTCTCTATAGCGTACTTTAGTAGCAGAAACTATATTTTCCCTTTTTTTGTTGTTGTTATCGTTTTGTTTATCGAGTCTAGGCCTATAGTGTATTTGGGAGAAAGATTGCTATCAAAGATAGCGAATTTTGGTAAAAAATCCCCTGCTGCATGGTGGTGGACTATATTACTTGTCTCTCCATTTATAACGCCTTTAATCAAAGAGACAGGCACAATGGTTCTTGCATGCGTTTTGCTTGTTGCTAAGTTTTTCCCTTTTTCCCCTTCAAAGAAATTTTCTTATGCTACAGCAGGACTTTTGTTTTCTAATGTTTCCATAGGGGGGATGTTGTTCCCAATAACGTCTAGAGCTGTATTTCTTATCAACTCTAAGCTCCGTTGGAGCGCTGTTTTTGTTTTGAAATATTTTTCTTGGAAAGCCTTTTTGGCTATCTTAGTTTCTACAACGATCTATTATCTAATTTTTAGAAAAGAATTTCAGGCTTTCCCATCCACAATCCCATCAAGAAAAACTTCCGAAGCTGTCCCTTGGTGGGTTGTGGTTGTTCATATTCTTTTTCTCGTTGCTGTAATTTTTGTGAGACATATTCCGGTGATATTGGTTGGCGTAGTATTAACTTTCTTGGGTTTTAGAGCGCTCACAATTATGTATCAGTCCCCCATTAGTTTTACTAAAGTGGGTATGGTCGGCTTATTCTTTTCTGGTTTAATATTGTTTGGGGATTTACAGGAATGGTGGGTGTTGGCTCTTATGGAAAAGGTATCTTATGAAGGGCATATGATAATATCCTTCATCATGTCTATGTTCCTTGATAATGCTCTTGTTAATTATCTTATTTTTAAATTGCCTTCAGCGAACGATTGTTACCATTACTTAGCTATCTCTGGCGCAATGTCTGCAGGTGGTTTGACATTGATGGCAAATGTGCCCAATATTATAGGATACCTCTTATTAAGACCTTCCTTTAAGGTTCGGTCTGTTTCTTTAGTCTGGTTATTCGTTGCTGCATTGCCTCCAGCAGTAATTTCTGCATTAATCTTTTGGGCTTTCAAGAATGTCCCTATTTTCACTCTGTGTGAGTTTAAATAA